The genomic stretch GCTGTCCATGCTGGAAGGCCACACGGCACGCGTGGGTGAGGAGCCGGGCCCCCTGCCCTTGCCCTTGGGTCAGGCTTCCAGGCCAGGCTGAGCCCCCACCCTCTGCTGCTCCAGGGGCCCTGGCCTGGAACGCTGACCAGCTGTCCTCCGGGAGCCGGGACCGCATGATCCTGCAGCGGGACATCCGCACTCCACCCCTGCAGTCGGAGCGGCGGCTGCAAGGTCACCGGCAGGAGGTGTGCGGACTCAAGTGGTCCACGGACCACCAGCTACTCGCCTCTGGGGGCAACGACAACAAGGTAGGCACGGGGGCCGCCGCCCAGCCCACCTTCACGCCACGCCCGCTCCTCCCCTGCTGCTGCGCGAGCCCTGCTGGGACAGCAGGGTGACTAGGGTGTGCCCTGCCAGTTCCCGAGGGAGGGCCGGGCCCCAGGGCACAGGTGCCACCTCCTCCCTGGGGCTGGCCATGGGGACCTGCGCCCAGGCTCACGGCCACTGCCCTCCAGCTGCTAGTCTGGAACCACTCGAGCTTGAGTCCCGTGCAGCAGTACACGGAGCACCTGGCAGCTGTGAAGGCCATCGCCTGGTCCCCACACCAGCACGGCCTGCTGGCTTCGGGCGGGGGCACGGCCGACCGCTGCATCCGCTTCTGGAACACGCTCACGGGGCAGCCGCTGCAGTGCATCGACACGGGCTCCCAGGTGTGCAACCTGGCCTGGTCCAAGCACGCCAACGAGCTGGTGAGTGGGCCGCCTCTGTGGGGGGGGGAAGCCTGGCGTCCCTGAGCACACTGGCCTGCTCCTGCCCGGCCCTCTGTGACCCCACGCCCTGGGGCGACCGGGAGGCCAGTCCTCCAGCACACCTCCACCCTGGGCACAGAAACAGCTGCTGCGTCCTGACCCACCAAGCCCTCCCCTAGGTGAGCACCCACGGCTACTCCCAGAACCAGATCCTCGTGTGGAAGTACCCGTCCCTGACCCAGGTGGCCAAGCTCACTGGGCACTCCTACCGCGTCCTCTACCTGGTGAGTGCGTCTGGCCAGGGGCCTCTGCCAGACACGGGGAGGAGACTGCGGGGCCAGGCTTGCTCTGGTGGCAGGTCATCCTTGCTGAGAgtgcctcccccaccctccctcctgcccagcgCCGTCTCTTTACGTGTGTCATGTCACACAAGAAACAAGCCAAGGACAGTTAGCGTCCACCTCAGATAACCCAGGGTGTGACAGGAGAGCCCTTTGCTTGTAGccgcagagggcagagggcaggggcagCTCCCTCCAGATACCCTGGctgtttctgcagtgctgggctggaccccagggcctcacatgtgccaggcaagcgctccacccctgagctacagcccaggcctttttatcttattttgagacagggcctcgctaagttgcccaggctgacctcgaacttgtgatcctcctgcctcagcctcccgagtagctgggatgacaggcgtggccaTTGCACCGGGCCTCTGCAAGTTCTTTCCAGCAAACATGTTTTCGtgctgggctggggtgtagctcgtGGGTAGAGCGCTAGCTTCAGCATGTGCGAGCCCGGCCCCTGGCAGTGCCGCGTGGCACAGTGCTGCCCGCAGCGTGTCCGCCTGTGCACGTCTGTGCCCCTTGGCTCCTGGGCGCTCATTCGACCGTCCTTTGGTCTCCAtgctctgccctgctcctgccctgcGTGGCCCTGGCCCTTGccctccctcctggcctctgAGGTCAGGCTCTGCCCCTGTGGCTCTGATGGCATCTGGCTGCCCACACCTGCTCCCCAGCCTTGTGCCCCAACTCTGTCCCGGGCTGCCTGCAGAGACCCGAGGACATGGAGGGTTTCTGTCCTCTGCACAGGCAATGTCCCCTGACGGGGAGGCCATCGTCACTGGTGCTGGAGACGAGACCCTGAGGTTCTGGAATGTCTTCAGCAAAACCCGCTCGACCAAGGTAAGGCGGGTGGTGGGCCGAGCCctgccagccccagcccagggggtGGCTCGGCTCACGGCCCGTGTCCGCAGGAGTCCGTGTCTGTGCTCAACCTCTTCACCCGGATCCGGTAGAGCCGCGCAGGGCGCCAGCCTCCTGCAGGGCAGACCCTGCTCCTCCACTCGCATGGACCTGCCGCCCGCACACAGCCCAGAGGACGCAGCGGGAGGGCGGGAGCTGGGCCTGGAGAGTCTGATTAAACGCCTGATTGTGAACCATGTCCACCAGTATTTGGGGCGGGGACCGGGGCCAGCACCCTCGCGGCGGCCGAGACCCAGTGCAGCCCGTCGGCGCTCAGAGCGGGATGGACGCCGCTGGGACCTGCCTGCTTGTGTCCTCGCCTCGCTGGGCTGCATGTTCTCCTGGAAGCACGTGCCCCCCGCACACTGCCTGCTGCGTCAGCCGGCCAAGGGGCAGCCAGGCAGGAGGCCCGAGACCCCGCGCCCAGCCGGAACCGCGCGGCGCGGCCTGGCCAGAGGAGCCCTGGGCAGCAGCGTCTTCACAGCCGCTTCTGTGGCCGCCCAGCAGTGGCTCGGTGCCGCTGGAGCGGCAGGCGCCACGGGAGCACCCTGAGGGAGCAGGCCCGGCGCGTCCTGGAGGACACCACGGGGACTTGCGCACGGACCGCCCGCACACCTGCGCCTGCTTCCTCCTGTCCCCTTTGCCGGCGAGACTTGAATGCTGCTGTGCCTGCTGGGCGTGGGCGTCCTGCCAGGTGGCACCTCCCCTGctcctggccctgctgctggCCGCCTGCCTCAGGAAGGCTGGCGAGAACAGGAGACGGGCGCCCGGGCCCCTCCGGAGGCACCCTGGGCTTCCCTGACGTCCTGCGTCCATCGCCCCAGCCGGGGAGCCCGCAGGATGGGCGTGGTTGGGCCTGCGCAGCTGCCCTGTCCCCTCGTGAACCGGGGCGTGGGTGGCGCGGGCACAGCCAGGCCACGCGGGGTGGAGTGCCCCAGGTCTGGAGCCCGCGGccgtgtgcatgtgtatatgtacctGTGACTCTGCCCTCATCTGTGTCCCGTCGCGCAGTCCAGAGCTGTGCAGGTGGACGGGGCGGCCTCTGCCGGAAGCGAGGCCTCCGCCCGCGGGCCGGCTGTGTACATTGAAGCGTGCATTCTGATTGGCCAGcatcttatttttgttgtttttttttaattaagaaaacaagCCCCGTGTCCCCCAACCTTGCTCCCCAGCCTGGAGCAGGTGCCCTGGTTGGCCGCGGAGGCCTCTGCAGGACCTCGCGGGGCCCAGGTAGCACCAGCCTGCGGCTTCCGGCATTCAGGCGGGGTGCCTGTGGGAGGGGCCCTGGGACGGCACCATTGTCCTCCTCCCAGGGGGGACTGGCGGGGGGCCTGGCTGGGTGGGGGCCCCCAGGCCTGTCCAGAGCCAAGGGAGCACCTCTGTTGGCCCCCCTCAGGGACGCGAGGGACAGTGCAGCAGCTCCCGCCCAGGGCAAGCCCCAGGCGCAATCCTATGGCGCCAGGTCCCCTGTGCTGCTGCCACTGAGGGAGGGTCCCACAGAGGGGAGGGACCAGGGGGCTGGAGGGACGGGAGGACCCCAGAAGGAGGGGCGAGGCCTGGCACTGAAGGAGGGAGCTCGGGGCGGGAGGTCTGGAGCTGAGctgtcatggtggaagggaaggATGCAGGGGAGAGTGGACAGGCCCTGTGGGGAGGCAAGGGCTGGGCCCAGGAGGAGCCTCCTGGGACGCAGGGAGTGACCCGTGGTGCCTTGCGGGGCAGAGAACAGGCTGGTGGGCCAGTGCATGGGAAAAGGAGGCCTGGGCCGGAGGACTGTAGGGAGGCTGGTCAAGGGCCCGGCCATGCCCTTCCCTCCAGATGAGGCCCTATCCCAGACCCAGGAAGGACAGAAGGGAACACTGACCCTCCCTCCAGCTGTCCAGTGGGCAGGTTCGAGGATGAGCAAGGTCACGAGAAGCCTACGCTCAGCTGTCCCACGGATGGGACGGAGGGCGAGGCGAGCTGCCTCCTGGTGAAGGGAGCCCTGGGGGCGGCCTGTGCACCGCCAGCTCAGCGGGGCCGGGGGATGGGGCAGGGTCTCCCAGGGAGGCCACAGCCTGGGCTGCTGCTGGAGGCCGTCTGGGGGCAGTGACGGGCTTGGCCAGGGCAGGGTGCCACGGTGGGCAGATTCCGGGTTTCGTTGTGCTTGTTTACACTTCTGCTCAGGGTGAAATAAACGTGGACTACACTGACGTAAAGTGAACAAGCCACTCCGCTTACGGCCACCCCCACCGACTCCGGAACCCACCCGGCCCATGCGCAGGCTCCCCGCTCCCAGTCCGGCACGAGTCCACGTCTGTCTCTGGACTCCCGTCCTGGACCTTTCCTGGACGCTTGTGTTTGGGTCTCACTGAGCACGAGGTCCTCAGGTCCCTCGACACTGCAGCGTGTCACCTCGCTCTTGCTTGTGGCCAAGGGACACTCAAACCCGTGCATGGACCATGCTGCGTGTCCCTTGGTCCCCACGGAGCCCGCTGAGCACGCGGGCACCTGCGCTCCTGCTCCGGGTGTGCCACCGGCTATAGCATGACAGGCCCCGGGGCCCAGGGCCTGTCCCCTGTGGGGACTCGGGCAACGGCCGCGTCCAGGTAGACCCAGGGGCTGGGGACCTCCTGGCCCCACGCACCACGCAAAGGTGACTCCCGTGCTGTCCCAGGCTAGGACACCAACTGCGGGCACTGAAGGCCTCCCCAGGCtgcagagggaggaagggccAGGGTGGGACCAGGGCCGGCCCCGCCCTGTTGCCAGGTGACCTTTGTCGCTGTCAACAATGGCCCCAGAGGCCTTCTTGGCGGGAACCTGCAGGGACACAGAGGCAGACATGcagaccctgaggcaggaggccgCCCGGCCCTACGTCCCCCTGGGCACCCTTGAGGTCGACTTCCCGCCCCCTCTGCACAGGTGAGCCCTGTCCCACCCCGACACGGCCTGGCCTTTCTCTTCTGTCCAGTGTCATCGGCCATGCTGTGGACACCCTCGCCCTCGAGCCACCCGGCAGCTCCCCGACGCCACCTCTTCCTGCAGCGGCGGTGTGGGAACTGGGGTGCAGGTGCTGGGCCTGGCCCGGCTGGGACCACCGCCCCCCAGGGCCCGAACAACAACAGTCTTGGTTCTGGGGGCAAACTCCAGATCAGGGTCCCGGGGCAGGCAGCCCCTCCAGAGGCTCGGGGGCCGTCCACCTCTCTGCAGCTCCCGGTGGCCCTGGCAGGCCACGGCCGCCTCCAGGCGCCTTCTCCCTGCCGGTGTCAAACGCGTCTTTAAAGAACACAGCACCGGAACAGGCCCACCCGCAGAGTGACCGCATCTTAATGGATTGCATCTACTCAAATCCTCTTGCAAATAAGGTTGCTTTCTGAGGCTCCAGGTGGACGTGAAGGGCAGACGCTCCTCCACCCAGTCGTGTCTGCTGATGATGCGGATGAACCAAGAAGGAAAAGTACACAGCTGTGCAAAAGAATGGGCAGGAGGGAGCTTTGTGCTCCTCCTCCAAGGGAAGAAAGGAGCTCAGAAAGGAGGGAAGGCCCATGAACCAGGAGCCTCTGCGTGGAGGGGTGCGCACCCTGCCTGCCAGAGCCCGGCCGAGGACGCTGCCAAGGCAGCGGCGGGTCTGGGAGGGGAGAGGCTCCCCGTGCTGTTGCTTTGCACTGCTCTCCTTCAGGGCCCAGATGAGCCCAGGCCTGGTGCCAGGCGGCACTCGGCCCTGGACGGCTGGCAGCCTTGGTGTAGTGGGAAGAGCCTTGCCAGGCGTGGCTTCGCACACCAGCAGCACGTCTCCACTCCTCTCCGCCGCAGGCTCTGTGCCTGATCTGTCCCTCACTCATTGCCTGCcgcccagggcctttgcatatgcTGCACGCAGCCTCCTGGGGAAGCCCGCCCTCCCTGTCCTGGCCCAGGACAGGTGCAGAGGCCTCCCCGGCAGGCACTCCCTGAGCAGCTGCATCACTTACCATCCTGGGACCACCATGTCCTCCCTGGGCCACGTGCTTGACCCCCACCCTCCTTCACCCCACCTGAGCACCTCCAGGCCAGGGGCCCTGGAGGAAGAAACCCGTGGGTCCTGGCAGCTGGACAAGGACATCAGTTCCCCAGCAGCGGCCACAGCCCTCGCGTTCTCCCCACCCTCCCCGGCCAGAAAAGCTCACAGGCCAAAGGAGTGGAAGGGTCTCCCGCTGGTGCAGCCGCAGCCTCCCCCCTCTGACACCTGGGGCCAGAGCCCAGGGCTGAAGGGCAGACATGGCACTGGGGCCCCAACACCCGCTGCCAAGAAGGCAGGCTGCGCGGGCGCGGCCACAGGCTCAGGCTCTGCTCCCGGTCCTCAGCGATGACTACCAGTCCCTGGAGGGGCCCCGCTGGACACCAGCCATCCAGCAGGCCACGCGCTGGAAGTACTCGCCCATGGGACGCGACGCAGCAGGCCAGGCGTGGTACACGGGGCTGACCAACGCGGACCCCCGGGAGGCCTGGTACACCCTGCCCCGGGCCCAGGACAGCCCGCACCGCGAGGCTTACTCCCGCTGGCACCGATGCTACGGCCACCGGGAGCGGAGCCTGCCCCCGGGTGAgcgccccccgccccgccccccgccctGCCCGGGTGGCCAGGCCAGCCCGCGGGGGCGGGGCGCCAACGACCTCCTCCCCCGCAGCCGACACGCAGCGCCTGCGGGAGACCGCCTGGTTCGACCCCTGCACGCCCGCGCAGTACCGCAGCCCCAGCGCGCGGTGGGGGAGCGCGCAGTGGAGGGACAGGCCCATGCGGGGCAAGGACTATGGTGAGTGGGCGCGCCCACCCGACCGGGAGGTCCGGGAGCCTGGGCAGCAGCGGGCAGGGATGCTGGGGACGCGCGCTGACCCGTCCGCGGCCTGCAGTGGTCCACAGGAACCGCTTCAAGGCGGAGCCGCCCTCGCCCGCCACAGACTACGTGCCGCAGCTGTCGGTGCCCCAGCGCCCGCGCTACACCACGCAGGACTACCGGCGGTGGGACCTGGACCCCTACTGCGCCGCCACCGGCCAGCAGGCCGCGCCCGCCCTCACGCCCACCTTCTGATAAAGCTCGCTCTGCCCAGCCGCTGCCCGTCCACCACCTCTCAGCTCCGCCCAGGGGGGTCTGCCCACGCTTGGGGCCGCAGCCACCAGGCGCAGGTGACCGGAGGACCCACCAGCGGGCGTGGCACACGGCTACCCCCTCCCACGTCAGCTCCCTGGGTCCCTGTCCGTCCCCATGAAACAGGAGCCGCACCCTGTGGAAGCTCTTTATTCACACCCCAGTGGGTCCCCGAGCCCCAGGGGCAGCACAGcggccaccacaccaggctgtcCCACGCCCCCAGGGCCTGGTCTCCTAGTAGGATCAGGGCACCAAGCAAACTCAGAGACTCCCAGGACGGAAGTGAGGAGCACACTGGGCTGGGCACCCCTGTGGGACCCTCGCTGCCACCCCCAGAGGCAGGGCAGCCACATGGTCCATAGGGCTGGGAGgggggagggctggggcaggCCCCTGGTTGTCGGCACACCGTCCCCTCCCCAGCAGGGCTGAGCCCTGGGTCGTCCGTCCTGCCCACGCCGCCAGGCAGGGCCAGATGGGGAGCCAGGAAGCCAGGGCGGTGGGGCTTCCCGGAGGCCTGAGGCGCCTGGGGGGGTGCAGTGGTCCCTTGGCACGGCTGCAGGAGGCCGGGGACGGTCAGGGCCGCTCTCCAGGGTCCCCTGGAAGGAAGGGGTGAGGGTGGCATAAGGAGGAGGCCCCCCCACTGCCCCGCAGCCCCCTCCTCCCACTGGCTGGCTGTGCCCggtggaggaggggaggtgaCTCACGGCTCCGAAGGTGGATGGGCCACATGACCAGGCTGCACAGAGCCAGGGTGGCCACCACGCCCACGCCGCCAGTCACAGCCACCATCACCCAGTGGTAGAAGCCCACACAAGCCGTGCAGCAGAGCTCCGACCTGTCGGGACAGAAGGCCGGGAGGACACCTGAGGCCACGCCCTGAGGCCACTGGGGTGCCAGCTCCCGCCCTCACTCACAGCCTGTCCTCCCCACAGCAGCCACCAGAGGGCACCTGACTCAGGCCCCTCCTCTGCCCGCAGCCCTCCGTCTCCCACCTCCCTCTGGGTCAAAGCTCAGGTCCTCCCTGCAGCCCGCGGGTCCTGCACCACCTGCCTGGGAgcccctctgcctgcctcctcccCGCCTCGCCGTCCGCTCCAGCCGGACACCTCACTGCGCCTCCATCACgcccctcagccctgcccagggcCTTTGCGCAGCTGTGCCTCCTCACTGGCCCAGAACCGGGCACCCTCCAGGTCCTCGGGAAGCTAGAAAGGCCCTGTCCTGAGGGCCAGGCCTCCACAGGCCAGCTCACTGCACCCAGCCCGGCCTCAACCCACGTCCACGTCTGCAGTTTCCTGATGGGCTGGCCGGCCGCCAAGGCTCCCAAGTGCTGCCCGTGCCACCCCagaaccatctgcctctggaaccTGCGTCTGCAGCCTGAGTCCCCTGACCCCGACCCTGCGGCCGGGCTGCCCCACCTGCACGCCGCAGTCACAGCAGGCAGCATGGACAGCCAGAGGGACTGCCACGGAGCGCGCCCGCGGCTCCCTGTGGGCCCTAACCCAGCAGGGATGGCCTCAGGCCCTAGGGGACACTCACGGGCAGGGGTGCAGGCTCTGCACGACCATGACTGCCAGCCCGTTGGCCACCTTGTCTGAGAAGCTCATGGCGCCGTACACGAAGGCCCCGCTGTGCTGGGGGACAGACAGGGGTCAGCGCCAGGCCTGTGGGCTCAGCGCCCCTCCCCGACGCCCAGCAGACCTACCGTGTGGGGGCCAATCAGGTCGGCCGTCATGGCCAGAGAGGTGACCAGGATGGTGGCACAGCCTGCGCCCAGCAGCGCGGCCGCCACGTACACGGCCACGCCCAGCACGTCCGCCAGCGCCACCCAGGCCGCGAAGACCAGGACCACCAGGAGGCCGGCGAAGTAGGTCGGCTGCAGGAGGCCAGCCACGCTCTGGCACCCGCTCGCCACCGAGCGGCCCCCAAACGCCAGTCCTTTAAGGCGAGGACAGACCCCGGGGCCGAGGACGCGCGGAGAAGCCAGCGGCCAGCGCTCCCGGCCCGCCCGCGCGACTGCCACCCGCCCCTCGCGGGCCGCCCACTCACGTTCCGCCCGATGCGCTTGTTGAGGGGCTtcatgaggaaggaggagaggaaccCACTGAGGTACATCACCAGGGGGATGGTCGCGATGAACTTCTGCGGGGCAGTGGCAGCGGCTTCAGACGAGGCTCACGCGGCCCCAGCCCGCCCGCCGCTCACCCGCCGCTCACCTTGGGCAGGTGGAGGGCGTGGGTGAGGTACATGGCCATGTAGGTCTGGGACAGGTTCACAATGAGCCTCGTGGTCATGTACAGCACGCCCACCTGAGGGCAGACCAGAGGGACAGCCGGGGCTCAGCCAGGGCCCCTGCTCCTGGCCCGCGCCCGCGCTGGCGGCCGGGAGGCCCACCCACCTGGTAGAAGGCGGGCTCCCGGAGCCAGTGCTTCCAGAGCAGCAGGGGCGGCGGGCGCGGCGGGGCCACCAGCGGGCTGTGCTCGTCGGGCTCCTCGCCCCGCGGCCGGCGCCCCTCCCGGGTGCCCAGGTGGAACAGCAGCGAGAAGACGGCGCCGACGCCCACCACCATCAGGGACAGGTTCTGGGAAGGCAGCCGGAGGGTCAGTGGCAGCACTCGGGGGCGCAGGGACTCGGGGGCCGCCGGCCCCACTCACCCGGAACACCGGCACGTCCTGGACCCCCAGCTGGTCACCCACGCTGACGTCCTGAGCGGGTCCCGAGCGCGAGGAGCCCTGCAGGTGCAGCAGCAGCCAGGCGGCACCAAAGACGGTGATGTTGGCCACCACCGTGAAGGCGTACCTGCGGGGGCGGGGCCTCAGCGCGGGGCGGGGCCTCAGCGCGGGGCGGGGCGCAGCCCCCCAGCCGGCCCCTCGTGCCCCACACGGAACCAGGGAGGCCGCCACCAATCTGAAAACCAAGTTGCTTAAAGATGGCTCTCAAACTGTGTCCCCACACTGCAGGAGGAGGACTGTGGTCTGGAACCACCAGGGCCACTCATGCCTGGAGACTGGGGGCCAGGCTGGAAGGGCACCTCTGGATTGTGACCCAACTCGGTTCCTTTGCTGAAAGTGGCACCATGCCACCTGCAGAGTCCATGTGCCCCCACGCTGAGCAGCCCAGAGTGGCCCAGCCCCGCAGGGCCCTGGGGACGCTGGCATTGGGCAATGCCTGTCGTTGGCACTTGCCACAGTGGGGAAGTGGAAGGGCCGGCAGGAGCCCAGGGCAGTGCAGAGGGGGGTCTGCGGGCAGATGCTGGGCAAGCCCCACCCAGGACTGCCGTTCAGCTCAGCCCATCAGCCCTGGCCCAGGCTGCAGAGGCCCTGGGCttgtccccagcacagcaaaaagacAGCCTGGCTTTGGGACATTTCCTCTGGACTGTGGAAGATGTCACAGTTCCCGCCTCCCAGATTCCCAAAGACCTATAGCACTCAGCAAGCACTCAGTAGATGCTCTTATCACTTCCAGAATAGCATCCTCTAGTGCCTGTAGCTAGTCGGGAGGAAGCCAGGCACCAAATGCACCATGTGGGAGCAACAATGGCTTGTGGTTCCTGTTTTGTCCAGTCCCCTCCCCTGTAAATCCAGAACAGGGTGTCACTCAGGTGTAGGTGACACACTGAAGCGGAATAAAGGAATCCTGCAGGTGTGACTTGGTCCTTAGGAAGGCTATCTTGGGTG from Sciurus carolinensis chromosome 17, mSciCar1.2, whole genome shotgun sequence encodes the following:
- the Tektip1 gene encoding tektin bundle-interacting protein 1, producing the protein MAPEAFLAGTCRDTEADMQTLRQEAARPYVPLGTLEVDFPPPLHSDDYQSLEGPRWTPAIQQATRWKYSPMGRDAAGQAWYTGLTNADPREAWYTLPRAQDSPHREAYSRWHRCYGHRERSLPPADTQRLRETAWFDPCTPAQYRSPSARWGSAQWRDRPMRGKDYVVHRNRFKAEPPSPATDYVPQLSVPQRPRYTTQDYRRWDLDPYCAATGQQAAPALTPTF
- the Mfsd12 gene encoding major facilitator superfamily domain-containing protein 12 isoform X2, translating into MGPGPPAAGAGAPPRPLSLAARLSYAVGHFLNDLCASMWFTYLLLYLHSVRAYSSRGAGLLLLLGQVADGLCTPLVGYEADRAAGRCARYGPRKAWHLVGTACVLLSFPFVFSPCLGCGPSTPEWAALLYYGPFIVVFQFGWAATQIAHLSLIPELVTSDPEKVELTALRYAFTVVANITVFGAAWLLLHLQGSSRSGPAQDVSVGDQLGVQDVPVFRNLSLMVVGVGAVFSLLFHLGTREGRRPRGEEPDEHSPLVAPPRPPPLLLWKHWLREPAFYQKFIATIPLVMYLSGFLSSFLMKPLNKRIGRNPTYFAGLLVVLVFAAWVALADVLGVAVYVAAALLGAGCATILVTSLAMTADLIGPHTRGLRVRRHELLRQGGQRAGSHGRAEPAPLPVGALLHGLCGLLPLGDGGCDWRRGRGGHPGSVQPGHVAHPPSEPGPWRAALTVPGLLQPCQGTTAPPQAPQASGKPHRPGFLAPHLALPGGVGRTDDPGLSPAGEGTVCRQPGACPSPPPSQPYGPCGCPASGGGSEGPTGVPSPVCSSLPSWESLSLLGALILLGDQALGAWDSLVWWPLCCPWGSGTHWGVNKELPQGAAPVSWGRTGTQGADVGGGSRVPRPLVGPPVTCAWWLRPQAWADPPGRS
- the Mfsd12 gene encoding major facilitator superfamily domain-containing protein 12 isoform X1, which produces MGPGPPAAGAGAPPRPLSLAARLSYAVGHFLNDLCASMWFTYLLLYLHSVRAYSSRGAGLLLLLGQVADGLCTPLVGYEADRAAGRCARYGPRKAWHLVGTACVLLSFPFVFSPCLGCGPSTPEWAALLYYGPFIVVFQFGWAATQIAHLSLIPELVTSDPEKVELTALRYAFTVVANITVFGAAWLLLHLQGSSRSGPAQDVSVGDQLGVQDVPVFRNLSLMVVGVGAVFSLLFHLGTREGRRPRGEEPDEHSPLVAPPRPPPLLLWKHWLREPAFYQVGVLYMTTRLIVNLSQTYMAMYLTHALHLPKKFIATIPLVMYLSGFLSSFLMKPLNKRIGRNPTYFAGLLVVLVFAAWVALADVLGVAVYVAAALLGAGCATILVTSLAMTADLIGPHTRGLRVRRHELLRQGGQRAGSHGRAEPAPLPVGALLHGLCGLLPLGDGGCDWRRGRGGHPGSVQPGHVAHPPSEPGPWRAALTVPGLLQPCQGTTAPPQAPQASGKPHRPGFLAPHLALPGGVGRTDDPGLSPAGEGTVCRQPGACPSPPPSQPYGPCGCPASGGGSEGPTGVPSPVCSSLPSWESLSLLGALILLGDQALGAWDSLVWWPLCCPWGSGTHWGVNKELPQGAAPVSWGRTGTQGADVGGGSRVPRPLVGPPVTCAWWLRPQAWADPPGRS
- the Mfsd12 gene encoding major facilitator superfamily domain-containing protein 12 isoform X4, translated to MVVGVGAVFSLLFHLGTREGRRPRGEEPDEHSPLVAPPRPPPLLLWKHWLREPAFYQVGVLYMTTRLIVNLSQTYMAMYLTHALHLPKKFIATIPLVMYLSGFLSSFLMKPLNKRIGRNPTYFAGLLVVLVFAAWVALADVLGVAVYVAAALLGAGCATILVTSLAMTADLIGPHTRGLRVRRHELLRQGGQRAGSHGRAEPAPLPVGALLHGLCGLLPLGDGGCDWRRGRGGHPGSVQPGHVAHPPSEPGPWRAALTVPGLLQPCQGTTAPPQAPQASGKPHRPGFLAPHLALPGGVGRTDDPGLSPAGEGTVCRQPGACPSPPPSQPYGPCGCPASGGGSEGPTGVPSPVCSSLPSWESLSLLGALILLGDQALGAWDSLVWWPLCCPWGSGTHWGVNKELPQGAAPVSWGRTGTQGADVGGGSRVPRPLVGPPVTCAWWLRPQAWADPPGRS
- the Mfsd12 gene encoding major facilitator superfamily domain-containing protein 12 isoform X3: MGPGPPAAGAGAPPRPLSLAARLSYAVGHFLNDLCASMWFTYLLLYLHSVRAYSSRGAGLLLLLGQVADGLCTPLVGYEADRAAGRCARYGPRKAWHLVGTACVLLSFPFVFSPCLGCGPSTPEWAALLYYGPFIVVFQFGWAATQIAHLSLIPELVTSDPEKVELTALRYAFTVVANITVFGAAWLLLHLQGSSRSGPAQDVSVGDQLGVQDVPVFRNLSLMVVGVGAVFSLLFHLGTREGRRPRGEEPDEHSPLVAPPRPPPLLLWKHWLREPAFYQVGVLYMTTRLIVNLSQTYMAMYLTHALHLPKKFIATIPLVMYLSGFLSSFLMKPLNKRIGRNPTYFAGLLVVLVFAAWVALADVLGVAVYVAAALLGAGCATILVTSLAMTADLIGPHTHSGAFVYGAMSFSDKVANGLAVMVVQSLHPCPSELCCTACVGFYHWVMVAVTGGVGVVATLALCSLVMWPIHLRSRDPGERP